In the genome of Hymenobacter taeanensis, one region contains:
- a CDS encoding WD40 repeat domain-containing protein, with protein sequence MSSIHRPQVQKLASLTGHRDCVYALAGTPGQEVFYSAGADGMVAAWSADEPERDGELVAKVENSVYALLHLPERQLLLLGHNFQGLQAIDLQEKKLAYATALPPAAIFDMVYSEARQRLYLALGDGTLAVLRAPDFKVEQLLKLSDKSLRCLALHEERGELAVGGSDWLVRIVAADSLRVKQVLEGATNSVFTLAYAPDGRTLFTAGRDAHLRTWDVAAGYQPAASVVAHMFTINHVAFSPDGQYFVTCSMDKSIKLWDAATLTLLRVLDRARHAGHGTSVNKLFWPGRQNRLVSCSDDRSLAVWELS encoded by the coding sequence TTGTCTTCTATCCACCGCCCCCAAGTCCAGAAATTAGCCTCGCTTACCGGGCACCGCGACTGCGTGTACGCGCTGGCCGGTACGCCGGGCCAGGAAGTGTTTTACTCCGCCGGGGCTGATGGTATGGTAGCCGCTTGGAGCGCCGACGAGCCTGAGCGCGACGGTGAGTTGGTGGCGAAAGTGGAGAATAGTGTGTACGCTTTGTTGCATTTGCCCGAGCGGCAGTTGCTGCTGCTCGGCCACAACTTTCAGGGCCTGCAGGCCATTGATTTGCAGGAGAAAAAACTGGCCTATGCCACCGCCCTGCCCCCCGCCGCCATTTTTGATATGGTGTACTCCGAGGCTCGGCAGCGTCTTTACCTCGCCCTCGGTGATGGTACGCTGGCAGTACTGCGGGCCCCTGACTTCAAAGTAGAACAGTTGCTCAAACTATCCGACAAGAGCCTGCGCTGCCTGGCCCTGCACGAGGAGCGTGGGGAGCTGGCTGTGGGCGGCTCCGATTGGCTGGTGCGGATAGTGGCTGCCGACTCACTGCGGGTGAAGCAGGTGCTGGAAGGCGCTACCAACTCAGTGTTTACTCTGGCCTACGCGCCCGATGGCCGCACCCTGTTCACGGCCGGGCGAGATGCTCATCTGCGCACCTGGGATGTGGCTGCTGGCTACCAACCGGCGGCCAGCGTGGTGGCCCATATGTTCACCATCAACCACGTGGCTTTCTCGCCCGATGGGCAGTACTTCGTCACCTGCAGCATGGACAAAAGCATCAAGCTCTGGGACGCGGCTACGCTCACGCTGTTGCGGGTGCTCGACCGGGCCCGCCATGCTGGCCACGGCACCTCCGTAAACAAGTTATTTTGGCCGGGAAGGCAGAATAGGCTAGTTTCGTGTAGCGACGACCGCAGCCTCGCGGTCTGGGAGCTTTCGTAA
- a CDS encoding 4'-phosphopantetheinyl transferase superfamily protein, giving the protein MPLYSITPVSQTAVLGLWQLTESVPDLWDLLPAQPHYLARYPDGRDELRARQWLAGRVLAHQLLQEVNDTPATLHNDPNGRPYFAELPGLGLSISHSGEWVAVLLDPRGAVGTDIELVRTKAQQLAPRFLSETERADAGDDAVKYSLYWSAKETLYKLHSRRGLVFKEQLLLDPFGLREAGVLTGHLLLENSRSQHQIHYQRLHPDYVLTYALSEFVKW; this is encoded by the coding sequence TTGCCACTTTACTCCATCACTCCGGTTTCGCAAACGGCCGTGCTAGGCCTCTGGCAGCTCACTGAGTCTGTACCGGACCTGTGGGACCTGCTCCCGGCGCAACCTCACTACCTCGCCCGCTACCCCGATGGCCGCGACGAACTACGCGCCCGGCAGTGGCTAGCGGGGCGGGTACTCGCGCACCAGCTCCTGCAAGAAGTAAATGATACTCCCGCCACTTTGCACAACGACCCCAACGGCCGACCCTACTTTGCGGAGCTGCCTGGCCTAGGCCTATCTATTTCACATTCTGGCGAGTGGGTGGCCGTATTATTAGACCCACGTGGGGCGGTTGGCACAGATATTGAACTAGTAAGAACCAAAGCGCAACAGTTGGCTCCCCGGTTTCTATCGGAAACCGAACGGGCCGACGCCGGCGACGATGCAGTTAAATACAGTCTCTACTGGAGTGCCAAGGAGACGCTTTACAAGCTGCACAGCCGCCGGGGCCTGGTGTTCAAAGAGCAGCTATTGCTCGACCCGTTTGGGCTGCGAGAGGCCGGTGTGTTGACGGGACACCTGCTCCTCGAAAACTCTCGCAGCCAACACCAGATCCACTACCAGCGCTTACATCCTGATTACGTCCTAACTTACGCTCTCAGTGAATTTGTGAAGTGGTGA
- a CDS encoding redoxin domain-containing protein, which produces MSLRRISIITAAALLFCTVAVSVARAQSSRSVSDFSLKNGANTEVSLKSYAGKKAVVVVFVNPNCAFSRLYQNRLSTLASGYSGRGVEFLFIDTPINLEASADGTDAEKLKIKTTGGADIPLLLDEGQKVSAMLGATKTPEAILLQPVGDGFAVRYKGAIDDNAQVESYVKERYLQQALDNILAGRPAGVADKRAAGCLIKLN; this is translated from the coding sequence ATGTCTCTTCGTCGAATTTCCATTATAACCGCTGCAGCCCTGCTGTTTTGTACCGTAGCCGTAAGTGTGGCTCGGGCCCAGAGCAGCCGTTCGGTGTCTGATTTCAGCCTCAAGAACGGCGCCAACACAGAGGTATCCCTCAAGAGCTATGCCGGTAAGAAAGCAGTAGTGGTGGTATTTGTGAACCCGAACTGCGCGTTTTCGCGTCTCTACCAAAACCGCCTGAGCACCCTCGCTTCGGGTTACAGTGGCCGGGGGGTGGAGTTCCTGTTCATTGATACGCCCATCAACCTGGAAGCCAGCGCCGATGGCACTGATGCTGAAAAGCTAAAAATCAAGACGACGGGCGGCGCCGACATCCCACTTCTACTGGATGAAGGCCAGAAAGTAAGCGCCATGCTGGGTGCCACCAAAACGCCCGAAGCCATTTTGCTGCAACCCGTAGGCGACGGTTTTGCCGTGCGCTACAAAGGAGCCATTGACGATAACGCGCAGGTGGAAAGCTACGTGAAGGAGCGCTACCTGCAGCAGGCCCTCGACAACATCTTGGCCGGGCGCCCCGCCGGGGTGGCCGATAAACGTGCCGCAGGCTGCCTGATCAAACTGAACTAG
- a CDS encoding transglutaminase-like domain-containing protein: MTNKEIKALISLLDDPEIAPQIQEKIQTLGESIIPFLEESWEETLDTQQQQRLEDLIHHLQFDGLQQRLRVWRDSGGENLLEGMWLLNSYQYPDADFQVLNRAIEQLRFEVWTLLQPEMHPADQVQTLNHVLFRAHKFAANTQNFHSPANSMLHLVLETRRGNPLTLCVIYLLVAQRLKLPVFGVNLPNLFVLTYRPDSPIVEPFYINCYNRGLVLSRTDIEHYIGQLNLTPNEIFFEPCSHIDIVRRALRNLQLSFEKLQEPAKAAEVGQLLAILTDSPNTDAAPDEE; the protein is encoded by the coding sequence ATGACGAATAAAGAAATTAAAGCCCTCATCTCCCTGCTCGACGATCCGGAAATTGCTCCGCAGATTCAGGAGAAAATCCAGACGCTGGGGGAAAGCATTATTCCCTTCCTCGAAGAGTCGTGGGAGGAAACCTTGGATACTCAGCAGCAGCAGCGGCTTGAAGATCTGATACATCACCTGCAGTTTGATGGCCTGCAGCAGCGCCTGCGCGTGTGGCGCGATTCCGGCGGCGAGAACCTGCTGGAAGGCATGTGGCTTCTGAACTCCTATCAGTATCCCGACGCCGACTTCCAGGTGCTGAACCGCGCTATTGAGCAGCTCCGCTTTGAGGTCTGGACGCTCCTGCAACCCGAAATGCACCCCGCCGACCAGGTGCAGACCCTGAACCACGTGCTGTTCCGGGCGCATAAGTTCGCGGCCAACACCCAGAACTTCCATTCGCCGGCCAACTCCATGTTGCACCTGGTGCTGGAAACCCGGCGCGGGAACCCTCTTACGCTGTGCGTGATTTACCTGCTGGTGGCCCAGCGCCTCAAGCTGCCCGTGTTCGGCGTAAATCTGCCCAACCTATTCGTACTGACTTACCGCCCCGATAGCCCCATAGTGGAGCCTTTCTACATTAACTGCTACAACCGCGGGCTGGTGTTGTCGCGCACCGATATCGAGCACTACATTGGGCAGCTTAACCTCACACCCAATGAGATTTTCTTTGAGCCCTGCTCGCACATCGACATTGTGCGGCGAGCACTGCGCAACCTGCAGCTAAGCTTTGAGAAGTTGCAGGAGCCCGCAAAAGCAGCCGAAGTAGGCCAACTCCTGGCCATTCTCACCGACTCACCCAACACGGATGCCGCGCCCGATGAAGAATAG
- the poxB gene encoding ubiquinone-dependent pyruvate dehydrogenase gives MAKKTVSEIIVDTLIAAGVKRVYGVVGDSLNGITDEIRAREGIEWIHVRNEEAGAFAAGAEAHVTGTLAVCAGSCGPGNTHLLNGLYDCHRSRVPVLAIAAQIPSVEIGTQYFQETHPENTFKECSAYCELIGHPDQTVRTTEVAIQTALTQRGVAVLVVPGDISHQKTEAPEPRLPVLRSRATLVPTIEDLRAAADLLNTCSKVTIMAGAGCAGAHAELLQVAEALGAPIVHALRGKEYVEPNNPYDVGMSGLLGFTSGYEALMDADAMLMLGTDFPYTQFLPQEARNVQVDVRGEHIGRRARVEVGLVGDVAATIQALLPLLNHKQDRRHLEKALENYRAARQDLDELASGEPGDISMHPQYVARLLNEQAAEDAIFTCDVGTPTIWAARYLRFNGQRRLIGSFNHGSMANAMPQALGAQLAYPGRQVIALAGDGGFAMLMGELLTLKQLKTPVKVVVFNNNSLGFVELEMKAAGILEYGTELENPNFAALAEAAGVRGIRVSDPADLPAAITEMLAHPGPVILDAVVKRTELSMPPTIDASQVKGFSLYTLKAIMNGRGDEVLEMAKTNLLR, from the coding sequence ATGGCGAAGAAAACCGTCTCGGAAATAATAGTAGATACCCTGATTGCGGCCGGCGTAAAGCGCGTGTACGGCGTGGTGGGCGACTCCCTCAATGGCATCACCGATGAGATTCGGGCGCGGGAGGGCATTGAATGGATTCATGTGCGCAATGAAGAGGCCGGGGCTTTTGCCGCCGGGGCCGAGGCCCACGTAACGGGCACCCTGGCCGTATGCGCGGGCAGCTGTGGCCCCGGCAACACCCACCTGCTAAACGGCCTCTACGACTGCCACCGCAGCCGCGTGCCGGTGCTGGCCATTGCCGCCCAAATCCCAAGCGTTGAAATCGGAACCCAGTATTTTCAGGAAACGCACCCCGAGAACACCTTCAAGGAATGTAGTGCCTATTGTGAGTTGATAGGCCACCCCGACCAAACCGTGCGCACCACAGAAGTAGCCATCCAAACGGCCCTAACCCAGCGCGGCGTAGCGGTACTAGTAGTGCCCGGCGACATTAGCCACCAGAAAACAGAAGCCCCCGAACCTCGCCTACCCGTACTACGCAGTCGGGCCACGCTGGTGCCTACTATTGAGGACCTACGTGCCGCCGCCGACCTGCTGAACACCTGTAGTAAGGTAACTATTATGGCTGGGGCTGGCTGCGCTGGTGCCCACGCTGAGCTGCTCCAGGTAGCTGAGGCACTGGGGGCGCCCATCGTACATGCCCTGCGCGGGAAAGAGTATGTAGAGCCCAACAACCCCTACGATGTGGGCATGAGTGGCCTACTAGGCTTTACCTCCGGCTATGAAGCCCTGATGGATGCCGATGCCATGCTTATGCTCGGCACTGACTTCCCCTACACTCAATTCTTGCCTCAAGAAGCCCGCAATGTGCAAGTTGATGTGCGGGGCGAGCATATTGGTCGTCGCGCCAGGGTAGAAGTAGGCCTGGTGGGCGATGTAGCCGCCACCATTCAGGCCCTACTGCCGCTCCTTAACCATAAGCAAGACCGCCGCCACCTGGAAAAAGCCCTGGAAAATTACCGTGCGGCTCGCCAAGACCTGGACGAGCTGGCCAGCGGTGAGCCCGGCGACATCAGCATGCACCCGCAATACGTGGCGCGTTTGCTGAATGAGCAAGCCGCCGAAGACGCTATTTTCACCTGCGATGTGGGCACCCCTACCATTTGGGCGGCACGCTACCTGCGCTTTAACGGGCAGCGCCGCCTCATTGGCTCCTTCAACCACGGCAGTATGGCCAATGCCATGCCCCAGGCCTTGGGGGCGCAACTGGCCTACCCCGGTCGGCAGGTTATTGCACTGGCCGGCGACGGAGGCTTTGCCATGCTTATGGGCGAGCTACTGACCCTGAAGCAGCTCAAAACGCCCGTAAAAGTGGTCGTTTTCAATAACAACAGCCTGGGGTTTGTGGAGCTGGAAATGAAAGCGGCAGGTATTCTGGAATACGGCACTGAGCTGGAAAACCCCAACTTCGCGGCCCTGGCCGAAGCCGCCGGGGTGCGCGGCATCAGGGTGTCTGACCCTGCTGATTTGCCCGCTGCCATTACCGAAATGCTGGCTCACCCTGGCCCCGTAATTTTGGATGCGGTGGTGAAGCGCACAGAGCTGTCTATGCCGCCTACCATCGACGCCAGCCAAGTAAAGGGCTTCAGCCTCTACACGCTCAAGGCCATTATGAATGGGCGGGGAGATGAGGTGCTGGAAATGGCCAAAACCAATTTATTGCGGTAG
- a CDS encoding DUF1572 domain-containing protein, whose protein sequence is MTADYLTSVRKQFEYYKQLGEKTFAQLPDEALFWQYNAESNSIATIVKHLWGNMLSRWTDFLTTDGEKEWRQREAEFENDIQSREELLAKWEQGWQCLLAALDSVTPNNYHQTVYIRNQGHSITEAINRQLAHYPYHIGQIVFIGKMVRNGEWQSLSIPRGNSQAYNTEKFAQPAHKAHFTDEYLKPQA, encoded by the coding sequence ATGACCGCCGACTACCTCACCAGCGTCCGGAAGCAGTTCGAGTACTACAAGCAGCTCGGGGAGAAAACCTTCGCCCAGCTCCCCGATGAGGCCTTGTTTTGGCAGTACAACGCCGAAAGCAACAGCATCGCCACCATTGTAAAGCACCTGTGGGGCAATATGCTCTCCCGCTGGACGGATTTTCTGACCACCGACGGCGAAAAGGAGTGGCGCCAGCGCGAAGCAGAGTTTGAAAACGACATCCAAAGCCGGGAAGAGCTTTTAGCCAAGTGGGAGCAGGGGTGGCAGTGCCTATTGGCCGCGCTGGATTCCGTAACGCCCAACAACTACCACCAAACGGTATACATCCGCAACCAGGGCCATTCCATCACGGAGGCCATCAACCGCCAGCTCGCCCACTACCCGTACCACATCGGGCAAATTGTGTTCATCGGGAAGATGGTGCGTAACGGGGAGTGGCAGTCGTTATCGATACCGCGCGGCAACTCCCAGGCCTACAACACCGAGAAGTTTGCCCAACCTGCGCACAAAGCACATTTCACGGATGAGTACCTGAAACCTCAGGCCTAA
- a CDS encoding zeta toxin family protein → MKNLYLLAGCNGAGKTTAAYALLPNLLECREFVNADEIARGLSPFQPETVSVQAGRLMLTRLQELLAAGETFALETTLATRHYLAFIKRAQAHGYTVHLFFFWLSTPEAAVQRVRIRVREGGHNIPEDVIKRRYELGLQYFFSLYQSVVNKWAFIDNSAGKPRRIAQGITGTTTVQDSVIWQSLSGHYS, encoded by the coding sequence ATGAAAAACCTCTACCTCCTTGCGGGCTGCAACGGCGCGGGCAAAACTACTGCTGCCTATGCGTTACTGCCAAATCTGCTGGAATGCCGGGAGTTCGTGAATGCTGATGAAATTGCGCGCGGCCTCTCACCGTTTCAGCCGGAAACAGTAAGTGTGCAGGCTGGGCGGCTGATGCTGACGAGACTGCAGGAACTGCTGGCGGCCGGCGAAACCTTCGCGCTGGAAACCACCTTGGCTACGCGGCATTATCTGGCGTTTATCAAACGAGCGCAGGCACACGGGTACACCGTGCATCTGTTCTTTTTCTGGCTTAGCACGCCTGAAGCCGCCGTGCAGCGGGTACGAATTCGGGTGCGGGAAGGTGGGCACAACATCCCGGAAGACGTTATCAAAAGGCGATACGAACTGGGGTTGCAGTACTTCTTCTCTTTGTATCAATCGGTCGTCAATAAGTGGGCTTTTATCGACAACTCAGCTGGTAAGCCTCGTCGTATAGCACAAGGCATAACTGGCACGACAACCGTTCAAGATTCAGTAATTTGGCAATCCTTAAGTGGCCACTACTCATGA
- a CDS encoding acyl-CoA carboxylase subunit beta, whose protein sequence is MNLEFNKNEDSIKQLNFQLQQRLKRVQLGGGEKRIAAHKSKGKLTARERIDYLLDKDAETIEIGAFAGEGMYQEEGGCPSGGVVVVIGWVQGRQCVVVANDATVKAGAWFPITAKKNLRAQEISIENKLPIIYLVDSAGVYLPMQDEIFPDKEHFGRIFRNNAVMSSMGIVQLAAIMGPCVAGGAYLPIMSDEAMIVDGTGSVFLAGSYLVKSAIGESIDNETLGGATTHSEISGVTDYKFANDEECLDHIRNIFDKLGGQATAGFSRKASVAPKENPQEILGLLPSDRAKPYDMMDIINRLVDNSEFEPYKDLYGQTLICGLARIDGWAVGIVANQRKIVKTKKGAMQMGGVIYSDSADKAARFIMNCNQKKIPLVFLHDVSGFMVGSQSEHGGIIKDGAKMVNAMANSVVPKFSVVIGNSYGAGNYAMCGKAYDPRLIVAWPTAQLAVMSGAAAANTLLQIQVASLKAKGEEITPEAEKELLDRIKARYDEQLSPYYAAARLWVDAIIDPLDTRKIISQGISMANHAPIEKAYNVGVIQV, encoded by the coding sequence ATGAATCTCGAATTCAACAAGAACGAAGACAGCATTAAGCAACTGAATTTCCAGCTCCAGCAGCGGCTCAAGCGCGTACAGCTGGGCGGCGGCGAAAAACGCATTGCGGCTCATAAGAGCAAAGGCAAGCTGACTGCCCGTGAGCGGATTGACTACCTGCTCGATAAGGATGCTGAAACCATTGAGATTGGCGCCTTCGCCGGTGAGGGCATGTACCAGGAGGAAGGCGGCTGCCCCAGCGGCGGCGTAGTGGTAGTTATTGGCTGGGTACAGGGCCGCCAGTGCGTGGTAGTAGCCAACGATGCCACCGTGAAGGCCGGCGCCTGGTTCCCGATTACGGCCAAGAAGAACCTGCGGGCCCAGGAAATCAGCATCGAAAACAAGCTGCCCATCATTTACCTCGTCGACTCAGCGGGGGTGTACCTGCCTATGCAGGACGAGATTTTCCCGGATAAGGAGCACTTCGGCCGCATCTTCCGCAACAATGCCGTGATGAGCAGCATGGGCATCGTGCAGCTAGCCGCCATCATGGGTCCGTGCGTGGCAGGTGGGGCTTATCTCCCGATTATGTCCGATGAGGCGATGATTGTGGATGGCACCGGCTCGGTATTCCTGGCGGGTTCTTATTTGGTAAAGTCGGCCATTGGGGAGAGCATTGACAACGAAACGCTGGGCGGGGCCACTACCCACTCCGAAATTTCGGGCGTGACGGACTACAAGTTTGCCAACGACGAGGAGTGCCTTGACCACATCCGCAACATCTTCGATAAGCTGGGCGGCCAGGCTACGGCGGGCTTCTCGCGCAAAGCCTCCGTGGCGCCTAAGGAGAACCCGCAGGAAATTCTAGGCCTGTTGCCCTCCGACCGCGCCAAGCCCTACGATATGATGGACATCATCAACCGTTTGGTCGATAACTCGGAGTTTGAGCCTTATAAAGACCTGTACGGCCAGACCCTGATATGTGGCCTAGCGCGCATTGATGGCTGGGCCGTGGGCATTGTGGCCAACCAGCGCAAAATTGTGAAGACCAAGAAGGGCGCCATGCAGATGGGTGGCGTTATCTATTCTGACTCGGCCGACAAAGCCGCACGCTTCATCATGAATTGCAACCAGAAGAAGATTCCGCTGGTGTTTCTGCACGATGTGTCGGGCTTCATGGTGGGCTCGCAGAGTGAGCACGGCGGCATCATCAAGGACGGGGCGAAGATGGTAAATGCCATGGCTAACTCGGTGGTGCCAAAGTTCTCGGTGGTTATTGGTAACAGCTACGGCGCCGGCAACTACGCCATGTGCGGCAAGGCCTACGACCCGCGCCTCATCGTGGCCTGGCCTACAGCCCAGCTGGCCGTAATGAGTGGCGCCGCCGCCGCTAACACCCTCCTGCAGATTCAGGTAGCCTCCCTGAAAGCCAAGGGCGAGGAAATCACGCCCGAAGCCGAGAAGGAGCTGCTAGACCGCATCAAAGCCCGTTATGACGAGCAACTCTCGCCGTACTACGCCGCCGCCCGCCTCTGGGTAGACGCTATTATTGACCCGCTGGATACCCGCAAGATTATCTCGCAGGGCATCAGCATGGCCAACCACGCGCCGATTGAGAAGGCGTACAACGTGGGCGTGATTCAGGTATGA
- a CDS encoding MlaD family protein gives MSKEIKVALLGIVAIALLVLGFNFLKGSNLLSSDRTYYAKYDNVDGLTIGNPVILNGIKVGQVKEMSLIPEEGNRVKVAVELQKGVTVGDSTVASLSGSLLGSKTITLFLGKNTKVYDGGEELRSYTVASITDAFQAKALPVLGTVDSTLIKVNGFLNKDAKVSLQATLQNAQGSTEALKNLLLMNQRNINQITTNMARLTADLNKTSVKFDRIASNFAVLSDSLKNAPVGPAMRKLNATMTEAQSTMTTLNRSLTDQKGSLGKLINDTLLYNNLNATAASTNTLLTDFQANPKRYVHFSVFGGGKDKTKKEVETTVTRPNGTTVETEAKTTVK, from the coding sequence GTGTCGAAAGAAATAAAAGTGGCCCTGTTGGGCATCGTCGCCATTGCCTTATTGGTTTTGGGTTTTAACTTTCTGAAGGGCAGTAACTTGCTTTCTTCTGATAGAACGTATTATGCCAAGTATGATAACGTGGATGGGTTAACCATCGGTAATCCGGTTATTCTGAACGGTATCAAAGTGGGGCAGGTAAAGGAAATGAGCCTGATACCGGAAGAAGGTAACCGTGTGAAGGTAGCCGTAGAGCTCCAAAAGGGCGTTACTGTCGGCGACTCAACCGTGGCCAGCTTGAGCGGTTCGCTGCTGGGTTCTAAAACTATTACGCTGTTCTTGGGCAAAAACACCAAGGTGTATGATGGGGGTGAGGAGCTCCGCTCATATACGGTAGCCAGCATTACGGATGCTTTCCAGGCCAAAGCCTTGCCCGTGCTGGGCACCGTTGATTCAACCCTGATTAAAGTAAATGGCTTCCTAAACAAAGATGCCAAAGTAAGCCTGCAAGCCACTCTGCAAAACGCGCAGGGCAGCACCGAAGCCCTGAAAAACTTGCTGCTGATGAATCAGCGCAACATCAATCAGATTACCACCAACATGGCCCGCCTGACCGCTGACCTGAATAAGACCAGCGTGAAGTTTGATCGGATAGCCAGCAACTTTGCCGTGCTCAGCGACTCCTTGAAGAACGCTCCGGTAGGCCCGGCCATGCGCAAGCTGAATGCTACCATGACGGAAGCCCAGAGCACCATGACCACCCTGAACCGTTCACTCACAGATCAGAAAGGCTCACTGGGCAAGCTCATCAACGACACGCTGCTCTATAATAACCTCAATGCCACTGCCGCCAGCACCAATACCCTGCTGACCGACTTTCAGGCAAACCCCAAGCGCTACGTACACTTCTCAGTGTTTGGCGGTGGTAAGGATAAGACTAAAAAGGAGGTAGAAACCACCGTTACCCGCCCCAATGGCACTACCGTTGAGACGGAAGCCAAGACGACGGTGAAATAA
- a CDS encoding N-acetylmuramoyl-L-alanine amidase family protein, translating to MRNIVALSAAGLLFFAGSSRAVVPDAPVPAPTKYHLRTVVLDAGHGGKDRGCAGVKAREADVALKIILALGHQIEQEMPDVKVVYTRKTDVFVELADRAGIANKHNADLFISVHCNASSPAANGTEVWTMGPHKTDANLSVAKRENAVILQEDNYKERYNGFDPTSPQSHILFSLYQSAHIVNSIRFAQKVDKQLRTTVGRPSRGVKQAGFLVLWKSTMPSVLIESGFLTNRSEEQYLNDKAGQTYIAAGIYRAFRDYKNELEAMNGE from the coding sequence GTGCGGAATATTGTAGCTCTCAGCGCGGCGGGCCTGTTATTTTTCGCCGGCTCGTCGCGGGCTGTTGTGCCGGATGCTCCGGTGCCGGCCCCAACTAAATACCATTTGCGCACCGTTGTGCTTGACGCCGGCCATGGCGGCAAGGACAGGGGGTGCGCCGGCGTGAAAGCCCGGGAGGCAGATGTCGCCCTCAAAATTATTCTGGCCCTAGGCCACCAGATTGAGCAGGAAATGCCCGATGTGAAGGTGGTGTACACCCGTAAGACCGACGTGTTTGTGGAACTCGCCGATCGGGCCGGTATTGCCAATAAGCACAATGCTGATCTGTTTATTTCCGTCCATTGCAATGCCTCCTCCCCGGCGGCTAACGGTACCGAGGTCTGGACGATGGGTCCACACAAAACTGATGCTAACCTGTCGGTGGCCAAGCGGGAAAACGCTGTTATTTTGCAGGAAGACAATTATAAAGAGCGCTATAACGGCTTCGACCCCACCTCGCCCCAGAGCCATATTCTGTTCTCACTCTACCAAAGCGCGCACATTGTAAACAGCATTCGGTTTGCGCAAAAGGTAGATAAGCAACTGCGTACTACGGTAGGGCGGCCCTCGCGAGGAGTAAAGCAGGCGGGCTTTTTGGTGCTCTGGAAATCAACTATGCCCTCGGTATTAATTGAGTCCGGCTTCTTGACTAACCGTAGCGAAGAACAGTATTTGAACGATAAAGCGGGGCAAACGTATATAGCCGCAGGCATCTACCGCGCCTTCCGCGACTACAAAAACGAACTGGAGGCGATGAATGGCGAATAG